The Chordicoccus furentiruminis DNA window ACGATCCGCACCATCCGCATCACGGAAACAGCCGATGAAATCGATATCGGCTTCATCGGCGACGGCTTTCTCCAGTACATGGTCCGGATTCTCGTGGGTACGCTCATCGAGGTGGGCGAGCACCGGCGTGATCCCGAATCCATGGACGCGCTGCTCGAGGCGCGGAGCCGCCGGATGGCCGGCCCCACCGCGCCCGCGCAGGGTCTGACGCTGATGGAGGTGCGCTATCACTGAGCATGCAGCTTTCAGCCCTGACGGCGCAGGCCGGTCCCCGGACGGAGCACGGAGCTGCCTTCCCTCCGGGCAAACCGGTCAGCGTGCGGCCTCTTCCGCTTTTTCCTGACCGGACGGCTTTGTGAACACCATCGAGGACCAGCCGCCCTGACGTGTCACCTCCGTCTCCCGAAGTCCTGCCTTCCGGGCCGCTTCTCTGACCAGTTCTTCCCTCTCATTCAATATACCGGACGTGATGTAGACGCCGCCCGGCTTCAGGTGCCGGGGAATCTCCGGTGTGATCCCCGCGAGGATCTCGGCGATGATGTTGGCGCAGACCACATCATAGCATTCGTATCCCGCGGCGTCCTGAACAGCCCGGTCATCCGCGATATTGCCGAGTACCCGTTCAAAGTCCCGGTCATTGATCCCGTTGGCGGCGAGATTATCCGTGATGGCCGGCAGCGTATTCTCGTCAAGATCCGTTCCGAATACATGGGCCGCGCCGCTCTTGAGCGCCACGATGCCGAGAATGCCGCTCCCGGTGCCGACATCGAGCACACGTCCGCCCTTCTTCAGATATTTCCGGAGCGCACGGATCGCCAGCTGCGTCGACTCGTGGGCTCCGGTTCCGAAGGCTGTTCCGGGGTCGATATGAAGCACCATCGTGATATCCTCCGGCACCGCCTCGTCCGCTTCCCAGGTCGGCTGTATCCAGATGTCATCCACCCGGAAGCTGCGGAAGTACTGCTTCCAGTTGTTGATCCAGTCCTCTTCCTTCGTGACGGACCGCGTGATGGTTCCTTCTCCGATCTCCGCGTAGGCGCGCATCTCCTCCAGCGCCCCGCTCACATTCCGGATCGTCTCCGCCGGATCCGTTTCCGGTTCGGTATAAAAGGAAATCAGCGCCACATGGTCATCCGGCTCCGGATCCGGCACCACATCACCGAACAGTCCTCCGCTTTCCTCCGCCGTCACCGGCTTTTTATCCTCAATCTCCACGCCTTCATATCCAAGTCCGGCCAGCATGCCGCTCACCAGATCCTCCGCCTCCTCTGTGGTGCGGATGGTAAACCGATTCCATCTCATATTCTTCTCCCGCTGCGCACATAAGCGCAGAAAGCCGCCGGTCCCTTCGAGAGGAGCCGGCGGCTGCCGTCTTATGCCTCCGCGTCGCTCTGGCCCATCGCCTTGGCAAACGCTTTCAATGCATTTTTCTGTTCCCGGTTCAGCTTCGTCGGAACCTGAACGACCAGCGTTACATAGTGATCGCCTCTGCGCGCCCGGTCATGCACGGACGGCACGCCTTTCCCGCGCAGACGAATTCTGGTGTCGGTCTGAGTCCCGGCCTTGACGCTGTATTCCACCTCGCCGTCCACCGTCTTGATCCGGATCTTCCCTCCCAGCGCCGCCGTCGTGAACGGAACGGCTGCGGTCGAATAGAGATCCATGTCGTCACGCTGGAACAGCGGATGCCGGGCGACGCGCACCTCGACCAGCAGATCGCCCCGCGGTCCGCCGTTCGCGCCCGGCTCGCCCTTGTCGCGGATCCGGACGGACATCCCGTTGTCGATGCCGGCCGGAATATCCACGCTCAGTTTCGTCCTGCGGGAGACGTAGCCGGTTCCCCGGCAGTCCGGGCATTTCTCGCGGATGATTTTTCCTGTGCCGCGGCAGTCCGGGCAGACCGTCTCCGACTGCATCATGCCGAAAATCGACTGCTGCGTCGTCACGATACGGCCTGTACCGTGACACTTTCCGCATGTCTGGGGTTTCGTACCCGCCTTCGCACCCGTCCCGTGACAGGTTCCGCATGGCTCGCGGAGATTCAGCTCGATCTCCTTGGTGCAGCCGAACACCGCCTCCTCGAAGGTGATGCTGACCGCCGTGCGGACATTGGCGCCGCGCATCGGCGCATTAGCCGCACGCTGAGACGCACGCCGGCCGCCCCCGAACAGATCGCCGAAGATATCACCGAAAATGTCGCCCATGTCAGCCGCGTTGAAGTCAAATCCGCCTCCGCCGGCGCCGCCCTGAAAGGCCGCGTGGCCGAACTGGTCGTACTGACGCCTTTTCTCGTGATCGCTGAGCACGGAGTAGGCTTCCGATGCCTCCTTGAATTTCTCCGCTGCATCAGCATCACCCGGATTCACATCCGGGTGATACTTTTTGGCGAGTTTCCGATAGGCTTTCTTGAGGGTTTCGTCGTCGGCGCTGCGGTCGACGCCAAGTACCTCGTAGTAATCTCTCTTCTCTGCCATGCTTTATAATCAAACCTCTTTGTAGTCTGCGTCCACAACGTCGTCATCGCTGCCGGAATTCTGGTTCTGGCTGCCTGCGCCGCTGCTCTGCTGACCCGCCCCCGGGTTCTGCTGAGCGCCCTGTGTCTGCTGATACATCTTCGCGAACAGGTTCTGGGCGCTGGCCATCATCTTTTCCTTCGCGGCCTTGATCTCATCCACATCCGCGTCCGTCATGGAGGCAGCGTCCGGATGCTTTGCGAGGACGTCCTTCAGCGCCTTGAGGTCCGCCTCCACGGCTGCCTTATCATTCGCGTCCAGCTTGTCTCCGGCGTTCTTCATCGCGTCCTCGACCTGGAAGACCATGCTGTCGGCTTCATTCCGGGTATCGACCGCTTCCTTGCGCTTCTTGTCCTCGGCCTCGTACTGTTGCGCTTCCCTGACCGCCTTGTCGATATCGGCGTCAGACATATTCGAACCGCCTGTGATCGTGATGTGCTGCTCTTTGCCGGTGCCCAGATCCTTCGCGGAGACGTTCACGATGCCGTTGGCATCGATATCGAACGTTACTTCAATCTGCGGCACGCCTCTTCTCGCCGGTGCGATGCCGTCCAGCATGAAGCGGCCCAGAGACTTGTTGTCTTTCGCGAACTGACGCTCGCCCTGAAGGACGTTGATTTCAACGGAGGTCTGGTTGTCGGCCGCCGTGGAGAAAATCTGGCTCTTCTTGGTCGGGATCGTCGTGTTTCGCTCGATCAGCTTGGTGGCGATACCGCCCATCGTCTCGATGGACAGAGACAGCGGCGTGACGTCCAGAAGAAGGATGTCGCCGGCGCCCTTGTCGCCTGCCAGCTTGCCGCCCTGGATCGCGGCGCCCAGCGCCACGCACTCATCCGGGTTCAGATTCTTGCTGGGCTCCTTGCCGGTCAGCGTACGGACTCTCTCCTGCACGGCCGGGATTCTTGTCGAACCGCCGACCAGAAGGACCTTGGTCAGATCACTGTATGTCAGTCCCGCGTCCTGCAGCGCCTTCTGAACCGGCGGGACGGTCCGCTCCACCAGTTCGTGGGTCAGCTCGTTGAATTTCGCGCGGGTCAGGTTCATGTCAAAGTGCTTCGGGACATTGTTCACGGCTGTGATGAACGGCAGGTTGATGTTCGTCGTCGTCGCGTTGGACAGCTCTTTCTTCGCCTTCTCAGCCGCTTCCCTGATTCTCTGAAGGGACATCGGATCCTGGGAGAGATCCACGCCTTCCTTCTTTTTGAAATCATCGATCATGTACTGGGTCAGCACATTGTCGAAGTCGTCGCCGCCCAGGTGGCTGTCGCCGTTGACCGCCAGCACCTCGATGACGCCGTCGCCGATCTCGATGACAGAGACATCAAACGTGCCGCCGCCGAGGTCGTAGACCATGATCTTCTGATCGCTCTCGTTATCAAGGCCGTACGCCAGCGCCGCCGCCGTCGGCTCG harbors:
- a CDS encoding 50S ribosomal protein L11 methyltransferase, which gives rise to MRWNRFTIRTTEEAEDLVSGMLAGLGYEGVEIEDKKPVTAEESGGLFGDVVPDPEPDDHVALISFYTEPETDPAETIRNVSGALEEMRAYAEIGEGTITRSVTKEEDWINNWKQYFRSFRVDDIWIQPTWEADEAVPEDITMVLHIDPGTAFGTGAHESTQLAIRALRKYLKKGGRVLDVGTGSGILGIVALKSGAAHVFGTDLDENTLPAITDNLAANGINDRDFERVLGNIADDRAVQDAAGYECYDVVCANIIAEILAGITPEIPRHLKPGGVYITSGILNEREELVREAARKAGLRETEVTRQGGWSSMVFTKPSGQEKAEEAAR
- the dnaJ gene encoding molecular chaperone DnaJ → MAEKRDYYEVLGVDRSADDETLKKAYRKLAKKYHPDVNPGDADAAEKFKEASEAYSVLSDHEKRRQYDQFGHAAFQGGAGGGGFDFNAADMGDIFGDIFGDLFGGGRRASQRAANAPMRGANVRTAVSITFEEAVFGCTKEIELNLREPCGTCHGTGAKAGTKPQTCGKCHGTGRIVTTQQSIFGMMQSETVCPDCRGTGKIIREKCPDCRGTGYVSRRTKLSVDIPAGIDNGMSVRIRDKGEPGANGGPRGDLLVEVRVARHPLFQRDDMDLYSTAAVPFTTAALGGKIRIKTVDGEVEYSVKAGTQTDTRIRLRGKGVPSVHDRARRGDHYVTLVVQVPTKLNREQKNALKAFAKAMGQSDAEA
- the dnaK gene encoding molecular chaperone DnaK, with protein sequence MSKIIGIDLGTTNSCVAVMEGGKPTVIANAEGERTTPSVVAFKDGERLVGVLAKNQAVTNAANTISSIKRKMGTNEKVTAGGKSYTPQEISAMILMKLKKDAEAYLGEPVTEAVITVPAYFNDAQRQATKDAGKIAGLEVKRIINEPTAAALAYGLDNESDQKIMVYDLGGGTFDVSVIEIGDGVIEVLAVNGDSHLGGDDFDNVLTQYMIDDFKKKEGVDLSQDPMSLQRIREAAEKAKKELSNATTTNINLPFITAVNNVPKHFDMNLTRAKFNELTHELVERTVPPVQKALQDAGLTYSDLTKVLLVGGSTRIPAVQERVRTLTGKEPSKNLNPDECVALGAAIQGGKLAGDKGAGDILLLDVTPLSLSIETMGGIATKLIERNTTIPTKKSQIFSTAADNQTSVEINVLQGERQFAKDNKSLGRFMLDGIAPARRGVPQIEVTFDIDANGIVNVSAKDLGTGKEQHITITGGSNMSDADIDKAVREAQQYEAEDKKRKEAVDTRNEADSMVFQVEDAMKNAGDKLDANDKAAVEADLKALKDVLAKHPDAASMTDADVDEIKAAKEKMMASAQNLFAKMYQQTQGAQQNPGAGQQSSGAGSQNQNSGSDDDVVDADYKEV